Genomic segment of Saccopteryx bilineata isolate mSacBil1 chromosome 9, mSacBil1_pri_phased_curated, whole genome shotgun sequence:
ATATTTTTCATTACCATCAACAGGAAGACTAAAAAAATAAGCAGGAAATACTTCTGAGTGTCTACATCCAGAGAATCACATTATCTAGAAGACGAAACaaggtaatttaattttttaaaacaaagttaacATATGTACACAATTtaaatatcataaatatataacattaatCCCCTGCCTACCCTTCTCCCAAGTCTTGCTCCCTAGCCATTTTCAACCCTGggataattaccatatttccccacatataaaaTGCTCCTATGtacaagatgcaccttaatttgggggccttaaattttagaaaaggaCAATAAgtacaaaaaagtgggaaatgcaagtaaaaaatctacaacgaGGCGCCAGTTGGCTctgggatagagcgttggcccggtgtgtagaagtcccagattaaattgaagcacccatctgcttctccacccctccccctctccttcctctctgtctctctcttctcctcccgcagccaaggctccattggagcaaagctggccaaagtgctgaggatggttccatggcctctgcctaaggtgctagaatggctctggttgcactgGTTacaagagcaacaccccagatgggcagagcatcgccccctggtgggcaagccgggtagatcccagttgggcacatgtgggagtctgtctctctgcctcctctgcttctcacttcagaaaaatacaaaaaataaaaataaaaaataaaatatctatgacaaagagcacaaaaacaagcgtgaaaaagtggcaaatgcaagtaaaaaaatctacaaccactgtataagacgtatccagtttttagaccccaaattttttgaaagtgtgtcttatacatggggaaatacagtatttgcaatttaaaaagtcattacgGCTTTCCCGCTACAAGTTGTGTGGAGTAGTTGTGCAGTAGGTTCATGGGCCTCTGAGACCTGAAAGCTGAGTTTTTCCATGCTGCCGGTTGTCCCAGTAGAACCCAAGCTCTACCtcaagcaggggtccccaattTGACTTtcctgcacagtgggacactcctatcagcagggctggcagcctctttgagactactcttgaggaggCCATAAGGATTCTACTTATCCtccaactgccaccggaggaaagacacgaccacacacaagttagttgcaagaatcacacaggcagtttattactcacaaatcctatggcGTGCCTCGgaacagcttaagggggccccatcagtgtgctcctctcggctatctttggtcagagtggcgtggagacagtccacattctcATTGAAGTGTGGGtggtgactactgcagcaggggggccccttaactttagtaccttttctggccaacgccttctaacaggtgtcaatctataagattatcatctcaaaccaccttttttggGAGTTTGGTTGCAGCGAGCCCTTTTTatattaatctactgaaatgttacatcaagccacttttaagatgttcctagggaagcctcCTGTCTATGTCTAtccacagagttatgacatcaagccacttcttatctatatgtaacttcacatacacacactgagcCCTGCATGAAAggcagtctgtttatcatatctgtacacactatattaattcctatccagatggcataactttaatttccttaattgcttttaatattatatcttaattacttttatatatcttccatatttttctatatttctgtatatttaatactataaccttatattactgtaacaccgAGGACTACCTCCAGAGGCCTGGCAGCCGTAACCATGCCACAAAAAGAATGTATTGCATTACACTGTTACACCATAAGTGCTGTGGATATCGTTTGGGTCaccatgagaaaaagagaaagaaggaaggttaCGAGGCTCATGAACGTTCAAAGGCAAAAAGATGAtgggtctggccctggctggttggctcagtggtagagcgtcggcctggcgtgcggaagtcccaggttcgattcccagccagggcacacaagagacacgcccatctgcttctccaccccccccccctctccttccttcctgtctctctcttcccctaccacagccaaggctccattggagcagagatggcccgggcgctggggatggctccatggcctctgcctcaggcgctagaatggctctggtcgcaacagagcgacgcccctggatgggcagagcatcgccccctggtgggcatgccgggtggatcccggtcgggcgcatgcgggagactgtctgactgcctcctgtttccagcttcagaaaaaaaaaaaaaagatgatgggtCTGAAGGCTAAGCTCTACTATAAACAGCACCATGCtgagaaaatacaaatgaaaaagacTATCAAGACTAATGAGAAGAGAAacaccaaacaaaagaaagatgacAAGACTCCACACGGAGAAGTACCTGTATATCTactggacagacagggacagtccCAAGCTAAAGTACTTTCCAATATgattaaacaaaagaaagcaggaaaatgGGAAGTCCCTCTGCCCAAAGTTTGTGCCCAGGGAGAAACAAAGGTATTAAAAGTTATtcaaagagcctgactaggcagtggcgcagtggatagagtgtcggactgggatgccgaggacccaggttcgagaccccaaggtcgccagcttgagcgcgggctcatctggtttgatcaaagctcaccagcttggacccaaggtcactgacttgagcaaggggttactcagtctactgaaggtccacagtcaaggcacatatgagaaagcaatcaatgaacaactaagttgttgcaacaaaaactgatgattgatgcttttcatctttcaccgtttctgtctgtccctacttatccctctctctgactctctctctctctgtctctgaaaaaaaataaaaggtattcaaacaggaaaaaggggaaaaaaagcatggAAGAGGATGGTTACTAAATGCTTTGTTGGATATGGGTTTACTCGAAAACTACCTAAATATGAAAGATTCATTAGGCCAATGGGCTTATGTTTCAAGACCCATGTAACACATCCTGAACTCAAAACTGCCTTTTGCCTGACAATACTTGGTGCAAAGAAGAATCCGTTATCCCCACTTCACACAACTTTGGGTGTTATTACCAAAGGTACTGTCATAGAGGTGACTGTGAGTGAGTTGGGCCTTGTGACACAAGGAGGCAAGGATATTTGGGGGAAATATGCTCAGGTTACCAACAATCCTGAAAACAATGGATTTACTGGTCTGACAGCAGTGTCATACAAGTAATTCCTTACAATTACTGAAGATTATACACCAATCAGAACTCCTTTACTATGGTGTTTCTGAGTACTTCACACAGCTTACACATCTCTAATCATccagaaaattatttattctattgTAAAGAATATTAAAGTAactgttttacaaaaataaaataaaaatagtaagtcattatgacctgaccaggcagtggtgcaatggatagaacgtcagcctgcgatgcagaagacccaggttcaagaccctgaggttgctggcttgaacacaggctcaccagcttgagtacagtgtcgctgccttgagcatgggatcatagacatgaccccatggtcactggcttgagcaaggggtcaccggatcagctggagccccccagtgaaggcacatataagacagcaatcaatgaacagctaaggtgccacaaacgAAGAAcagatgcttcccatctctctcccttacagtctgtcccagtctgtctctctcactaaaaaaattaaagacttggtgtttaaaaataatccataaaatgcctgacctgtggtggcgcagtggataaagcattgccctagaatgctgaagtcaccggtttgaaaccctgagcttgccctgtcaaggcatatataggagttgatgcttccagatcctccccctgttctctctctctctctttctttctaataaaaatgaataaaatctaaaaaaaaataaattaattaaaaaaaaaataatccaggccatggccggttggctcagcggtagcgcgtcggcctagtgtgcagaggacctgggttagattcccagccagggcacacaggagaagcacccatttgcttctccacccctccaccgcgctttcctctctctctcttcccctcccgcagccaaggctccattggagcaaagatggcccgggcgctggggatggctctgtggcctctgcctcaggcgctagagtggctctggtcgcaacatggcgacgcccaggatgggcagagcagcgccccctggtgggcagagcgtggccccctggtgggcgtgccgggtggatcccggtcgggcgcatgcgggagtctgtctgactctctctccctgtttccagcttcagaaaaatgaaaaaaaaaaaaataataataataataatccataatagagaaagaaatgaaaagagtcAAAGggcataatgattttttttttgagaaagagagaggggcagacagagacaggaagggagagagaagcaccagCCTTTAgttgagacactttagttgttcactgattgctttctcatatgtgccttaactgggaggctagagcagagcgagtgaccccttgttcacgccagtgaccttgggctcaaggtagtgagccttgcacaaaccagataagcccactctcaagctgcagggctcagggtttcaaatctaggtcctctgtgtcccagtccaatgctctatccactgcgccactgcgtgGTTAAGCCAAATGGTATTTTTCTAACTTACCTGTCTCAGCTATAcatttagaaacagaaaacaaagttaaAGAGATAGTAAACACATCTTTTGCAAATACTCAGTATCCCtaacttttgtttgttcattttcttgagGGTACttaaaaatagagcaaaatattTCAAGCTAACTCAAAGGTGGCTAAGATCcccttctgtctccctttctcatcTAAAAGCACAAAGTGCTTTTACACACAATTCTGCCTGAAAAAGTTTCCCCAGTTACTAGGGTAAAACTAAAGGATATCTACTGTGGCAGCTTTCTGTGCAAGTCTCCTCTTAACCGCAGCTGCATACATTCTTACCCTTGGGAAAGCAACTGTTCCAAATCAACTCCCTCTTGCTGTTGATATTCCCGGAGAAGGCTATGAGCGTGCTCTAGGCTGCCAACGTCCCTGTAATCGTCCTCATCTACCACACAGATGTAGTAGGGCTGGAACTGGGGCACCACAGAAGGCAAGGCCATCCCCTCCTCAGGAGGAACAGGAAGAGCAGCACCCAGAATAGTGTCCTGAAGGCGGAGGTCTTGGAGCTGGGTAGTCCAGTCTCTGTCTTTAGCACTGTTAGAATCATTTCTAAAATCCAAGGTAAGCTGTGGTGAAGTCATATCCTCATTGTCACTTCCCCAGTCATCTGCACCTTCACACCAATCCTCAGCTGCGAggccattttcctgtttctggaAAGATAACCAGTGGATAAGGTCCAAGCACACTGGGTGAGCTCACCTATTCCCTTGGCTTCAGCCATTTATCCCTTCACCTCCCCAAGGGAGATTTCAcaccagctccttcccctctggcaTACTCTAATTCACTTCCTAGACCCCATTTACTCAAAAGGCGTGTTGAAGGCGGCAAACAGTGTCTTTCCTTTCTAAGGGCAGTATGGCAGTTGTAGTACAGGGTCTTTTTCAACCATCTATTCCAAATTCTTTCAGTTGTAATTCATGTACAGTATTGTAGAATCTGACGGGAAAGACCTACATTTCCCATATTCCTTAGTGGCTGGGGATCCAAATACGATCAGTGGTCTGCTAATCAGGTCCACTACAGAGATAGAAACTTGAGGACATGAAGCAAAAGTCTGTAGATGGAGACAGAGCAAGGCTTCCAGTTCACCAGACCACACCTCAGCTTCCCAACTGCAGCAGAAGGGAAACAGCAGCTCCTGGACAGGCCAGCTCTGAGGGGTGGTTCTGGAGGTCAATCCTGGAGTTGCCTTCTCCAGCCTGTCCAATAAGTTAGCAAACGCCTTAAGTCTGCAACACCTTTAAAAAGTCAAAGTGCTTTTCTATTATTTGCAATTGAACCCTGATAAATATAGGCACACACCAGGATCATCTTTTTATTCCCAGTATTGCTAGTAGTATACCTAGCACATACTAAGAATTCAACATATATATAAAGCAACATTTACAGGCAAAAGGCGGCTAAATTTTGTTCTGCAGCTACCAACTTGCCTGACGTTCTGATTATTAAATTCAGATTTCGTCTTATTAAATTTGTTATAtatagctctggccggttggctcagtggtagaatttcGGCCggaagtgtggaagtcctgggttcggttcccagccagggcacacaggagaagcgcccatttgcttctccacccctccccctctccttcctctctgtctctctcttcccctcccacagccaaggctccactggagcaaatttggcccaggcgctgaggatggttctgtggtctctgcctcaggtgctagaatggctctggcagcaacagagcaaggccccagatgggcagagcatcgccccctggagggtatgacgggtggatcccagtggggcgcatgtgggagtctgtctaactgcctccctgcttctaactttagaaaaaataccaaaaaaaaaagttacatacaTATCCcagtaagaatattttttataaacacaaCCACGTATATGTACACACTCATACTTTTTCccaaacagaaaaataagtaaGCTATGCGCTCTCAAGACCTTCGGTGTCCagtaaaagaaacaacaaaacctTAAGGAAATAGCATTTTATGGCTGTGTACATTAAAAGAAAGAACTAACAAAATCTTAAGGAAATAGTATTTGATGGCTCAGGAAAGAGTGAAAAACATTCCAAAAGACTTGAAAGAACACGGCTTAAGTTTTTTATCTTAAACGATATTCTGGAAAATCAGCTCAAATCACAGCAAATCCTAACATGCATAACGCTTTACCTGAGTGACCGGCGCTTCTTCCTCTCGCATCTGCAGGAACTGGGAGCGGAATACCTTCCAGCTTCAGGGTAAAGATAAACTACAGTGAGGGCTGCTCCGCTGACTGCCAGCAGGCTGGCCAGCCCCATCTTGGTGGGCGCGGTGCGGACCCCAGCTCCCGCCCACTCGGTATAAAATCGCGAAGGCAGCCCTGGAACTTTCCCACTTACCTGCGCGCCCCACCGCCGCCGCACGTGGTGCTGGGGCAAGCGAACACGTGCAGTAGCCTATGAAACGAGGAGCCTTCCAGCGGGCAGTACACCTGCACGACCAAAGCAAGCAGCTGCCTGCAACGTTCACACACTGGCCTCGGCGCTGCTACCGCGGGCAGGGCGTCCTAAGGGTAGGGGCGGCGCTCAGACCCAGACGGTCCCGGGATCCAGCTCACTCCCTCACCCCGCAGCCTTCACTGGCACGCGCCGCCCCCGACTCCGGCGCCCTATCTCACCGGAAGGCCGCCCAGCTTGCTGGCGGTCCAGGCGCTCGGCCCCGTGGCGCAGCCAGGTATCGGAGCGTCCGGAAGCCCCAGCAGCACTGGCTTCCGAATGGCCGCCATGACGACGGAGCGCTCTCGTAAGAAGACGGGCTACGGCAGCCGCTATGGTGCTCCCGTTGACGCACGCGCACTTCATACTTTTGCGAGCTGGCCCCGCCTCCTTAAAGCGTGTCAGAGTGGCACAGGTTGACGTGTGCTGTCTTGGGCTCAGCATCCCGGAGCGCCAGGCATTTATGTGCCTCCTAATGCGCTGCAATAGGAAGTACACAACTCTACTATTAAGTAGTATTACCGTAAAAGTTTACCTGAAATAAACGGGATAATAGTATTATtgttaacaaaacaaacaaaacacagtctttaatttttagagaggcacATCAAAATGCTtatgtatgaaataatatatttgggATTTGCCAAAACAAGATGAACTAGATGTAAGGCCACATAAGTTTAAAATTGATGAAATTTGGTGTCAAGCACATGGAGATCTTTTATGCGATTtgttatatgtttgaaattttctgtaatcaagtttttttgggttttttttgtttgtttgttttgtttttaagattaagagagagagacacataggaagggagagagatgagaagcatcaattattccttgcgacaccttagttcattgattgctttctcatatgtgccttgatccaggggtttcagccaagccactgaccccttgcttaaggtagagaacttgggttcaagccagcaactttggtctcaagccagcgaccatggggtcatgtctagaatcccatgttcaagcaggtgaccccgcactcaagccagtgacctctgtgttttgaacctgggtcctcagtgtcccaggtccacaatctatccactgccccaccacttggtcaggcaaataaaatcaaatctttaaaaaaataaattgcccaGACCTTGAGACCCTTGTTCTATCTAACACTTGAAAGGAGGACACAAGTGACTCACAGTGTTTGGCTCTAACCCCAAGAGGACCTGGAGATGAGATCAATTTACTTCTGGTTTGTCAATGCCAAtctgatagcttttttttt
This window contains:
- the PDCD2L gene encoding programmed cell death protein 2-like, which encodes MAAIRKPVLLGLPDAPIPGCATGPSAWTASKLGGLPDALPAVAAPRPVCERCRQLLALVVQVYCPLEGSSFHRLLHVFACPSTTCGGGGARSWKVFRSQFLQMREEEAPVTQKQENGLAAEDWCEGADDWGSDNEDMTSPQLTLDFRNDSNSAKDRDWTTQLQDLRLQDTILGAALPVPPEEGMALPSVVPQFQPYYICVVDEDDYRDVGSLEHAHSLLREYQQQEGVDLEQLLSQGLPVDGNEKYEKTTIKNGDKVFYKFMKRIAACQEQILRYSWSGEPLFLTCSTSEVTELPACSHCGSQRIFEFQLMPALVSILRSANLGVSVEFGTILIYTCEKSCWPHNQQTPMEEICVVQEDPDELLFK